The stretch of DNA GATCCCTACATCACGATCGCGGGGCAGACGGCCCCCTCGCCCGGGATCTCCATTCACGGCGCCGGGCTGCGCATCGCCGCGAGCGACGTGCTCGTCTCCCACCTGCGGATCCGCGTCGGCGACCGCTCCGCGGGCCCGGCCGTGCACAGCCGCGACGCCATCCGGATCTCCAACCGCGACGGCGAGCCCCGCCGGATCGTCATCGACCACTGCTCGCTCGCCTTCTCGAGCGATGAGATGGCGTCCATCTGGTACCGCGCCGGAGACGTCACGTTCATCGACACGCTGATGGGGATGCCGCTCCACGACTCCATCCACGTGGACGAGGGCGCCAGCGGTCCGGCGCCTCACGGCTTCGGCCCCATCTTCGGCCAGGAGTCCGACCGGGTCGCGCTGCTGCGCAGCGTCCTCGCGCATCACCACGGCCGCAACCCGCTGTCGCGAACCGACGGCCTCGTGATGGCGAACAACGTCGTCTACGACTGGGGTAACGTCGTGACGAACCTCGCCTCCACGCGGGGCTCGGTCAACCGCTCCACGGTGGTGGGGAACGTCTACATCCCCGGGCGCGACTCCGTGTCCCGCCCGCCCATCCTGGTCAACTCGATGCCCTCGTCCTCGCGCGTCTACCTCGCCGACAACGTCGGGCCCGGCGTGACGTCCGACCCGTGGTCGCTCGCGGACAACCGCGCCGGCAGCTTCGTCGTCGCCTCCTCGCCGCCGGTCACCTACGCCGGCTACGCGCCGCGCCCCAGCGCGGGTCTTCGCGCCGACCTCCTGGCCACCGTGGGCGCGTGGCCCTCGGCGCGTGACGCGGTGGACCGGCGCATCGCGCGCGAGGTGGAGATGGAGACGGGCGGCATCATCAACTGCGTCTCGGCCGACGGGAGCTCCCGCTGCCGCGAGAACGGAGGCGGATGGCCCACGCTCGCGGAGAACACCCGCGCGCTGAGCTTGCCCGCGCGCCCGCACGACGACGACGACGGCGACGGCTACACGAACCTCGAGGCGTGGCTCTTCGCCTTCACCCCGTGAGCGTTCAACCCTCGATCTCGGCGATGGCCGCGCGCCACGCTTCGGGCAGCGGGATCTTGCTGCCCGAGGCGTAGTCGAAGCTGACCACGACGCCCTCGCCCTTCGCGGCCACGGTCGCGAGGCGCTCGCTCCAGACCGCGTACTCCATGCGGAAGCGGTCGTCGCCCACCTCGGGGATGCGCGCGCCGACCGTGACCGTGTCCGGATAGGTGACCGGCGCGCGGAAGCGGCACTGGGTGGAGGCGAGGATGGGGCCGGCACCCGAAGGCGTGCCCTCGATGATGCCCATGCGCTCGAAGTACGCGATGCGCGCGCTCTCGAAGTACTGGAAGTAGACGGTGTTGTTCACGTGCGCGAAGGCGTCCATGTCCCCCCAGCGCACGGGGAGGGTCAGCTGGACCGGGAAGCCCTCGAGCGCGGCGGTGTCTCGCTCAGCCACGGAGCTCACTCCGGCAGACGGAAGGCGAGCTCGGGGGCGGTGAAGCCGTTCGGGAACACGGCGCCGATCATGGAGATGACGCGCATGCTCTGCCCGGTCGCGTCGGCCTCGACGACGGCCTGGCAGCCCTGGTTGCCGCAGACCGGCTGGACGAGGGCGCTCAGCGCGCTCTCCGGGTCGACCGACTCCTGGTGGCGCACCGTGAAGGCGCCCTCGGTCGCGGGGTCGGGCTCCTCTTCGCCTTCGGCCGGCGCGGCCGGCGCGGGGGCGATGCCTTCGATGAGCGCCGGGCCGCCGCCGCCGCCCTCGGCCTCGGGCTCGGGCGCGTTCGTCTGGCGGAAGGTGACCTTCATGCCCTGGCCACGGGTCCAGAGGGTCATGCCGAGATCGCCGCCCTCGGCCACGCTCGCGTAGGGGCCGTCGCAGTCGATGTACTGACCGGCGCGGCACGCGTCGTAGACCTCGCGCCAGTGCTCGGTGAAGGCGCTCCAGGGCACCGCGCGGCCGGAGAACTCGGCCGGCTGCTGGTCGTTCGGGATCACCCGCCAGTTCGGCAGCGGCATCCAGCCCTTCGAGGGCGACTCGCCGAGGGTGCGGACGGCGATGTGGACCTCGCGGAGCCCCACCGCGTGCACCGTGTTCAGGGTGGTGACCAGCGTCTGATACGGGACGTTCGCGTGCACCTCGAGCGCCGCGCTGCCGCGGGCCGGCTGCGCGGTGAGCTCCTGCCGCAGCTTGGTGATCACGTGATCGGCGAGCTCTCCCTCGGGGAGCCGGCCGCTCGTCAGCTCCAGGACCGGTCGGTGGTTCAGCCGGAGCTCGGTCGGGCTGATCTCGATCCGCGCCGCGTTCGAGGGCTCGCTGCCCTGGTTGTTGCGGCTGATGGGCAGCTCGTAGAGGCCGACGATGGGCGTCGTGTCGAGCGGCTCTTCTTCGGTCTCCTCGCCACACGCGGCGAAGGCGGTGGCGGCGAGCAAGGACACGAGGGTGAGCCCGAGGGTGCGCGTGCGGAGGTTCATGGCGGCGGAGCGTACCCCGGACGAACCGGGCGCCGAAAGCCCCCGACTTTGTGGCCGGGGGTTGGCGCGGTAGCCTGACCCCATGCGCTGGTGTGCTCTGGTCTTGACGGTGGGGATCCTCGGCGTCGGGTGCGCGCGCACGACGCTCCGATCGGACCTCGGCGAAGGAGGCACGCTCGACGGGTCGGTCCCCGACGCGGCGCCGTGCGGCTGCGCCGACGACGCGGACTGCGCCGAGGGCGACGTGTGCCGGAGCTGCAGCTGCGTGCCCGCGCCCGAGCGCTGCCGCGGCGACTTCGAGTGCCGGCCCGGTGAGCGCTGCGAGCGCGGCGAGTGCGTGTTCTCGGGAGACTGCCGGAGCGACGGCGACTGCGACCCGGGAGACCGCTGCGTGGAGGGCCGCTGCGCGCGCACCGTCGAGTGCACCTCGCGCGGCGACTGCGGGCCCGCTGAGGACTGCGTGGACGGCGTCTGCGTCATGACCCCGGACTGCTCGGACGCGACCCCGTGCTCGGGCGACGGCTTCACGTGCGTGTCGGGGCGGTGCGTGTTCACCGGGGAGTGCGCGGGCGACGACGACTGCAGCGTCGGGTTCTCCTGCGAGGGCGCGCGATGCGTGTTCACCGGGGACTGCGTCGACGATGACGACTGCGGCGTGGGGGCGCGCTGCCAGGACGCGCGCTGCGTGGCGACCGGATGCGGGCGCGACACGGACTGCCCGAGCGGGGAGATCTGCAGCCCCCTGCTGCGCCGCTGCGTGCCCCGCGACGAGTGCGTGCGCGACGCGGACTGCCCCGTCGGGCAGCTCTGCCTGGTCGGCAACTGCACGCCCATCCCGCGCTGCATGACGAGCGCCGATTGCCCGCCGCCCGAGCGCTGCGACGGGTTCCGGTGCGTGCCCGGACCCGAGTGCCGGACGGACGGCGAGTGCCGGACGGATGAGCGCTGCGACGGAGACACCTGCCAGCCCATCACGTGCGCCGCCGACGGTGACTGCCGCGCCGGGTGGCGCTGCATCGCGAGCCGCTGCCTGCCGCCCTTCGTGTGCGGGCGGGACGAGGACTGCCCGTTCCCCGGTCAGGTCTGCCGCGACCGCGCCTGCCAGGTGCCGGGCGGATGCACGTCCGACGCGGGCTGCGGGCCGATGGCGCCGGTCTGCATCGACGGCGCGTGCGTGCCCCTGCCTCCGCCGAGCTGCTCCCGCGACACCGACTGCCCGGCCGGCCAGCAGTGCAACTTCGGCTTCTGCGAGGCCATCCGCGAGTGCCCGACGGACTTCACCTGCCCGCCGCCCAGCGTCTGTGAGCGCGGCGGCTGCGTCCTGCCGCCCGAGTGCACGAGCGCGGCCGACTGCATGGCCAGCGGACTCGACTGCGTGGGCGGCCGCTGCGTGCCCACCGGCGTGTGCGGGAGCGACGGAGACTGCCCCGCGCGCTACGCGTGCGTGAGCGGGAGCTGCGTGTTCGTCGGCAGCTGCGGGCGAGACGCCGACTGCATGGCCGGTTTCCGGTGCGTCCTCGGCAGCTGCGAGCTCGTCCCGGGCTGCACCGCCGACGCGGACTGCGCGATGGGGGAGCGCTGCGTGAGCGGGACGTGCAGCGCCGCGCCGTGCCGCAGCGACACGGAGTGCGGCGCGGGGAGGGTCTGCAACCTCGGCACGCGGACGTGCGTCCCGGACATCACGTGCAGCGCCACCACGGACTGCCCGCTCGGCTGGAGCTGCATCGGCGACCAGTGCTACTCGTTCCCGTTCTGCAGCCCGCCCGGGCTCATGGGCGGCTGCCCGCCGGGCACGGTGTGCGCCGACTCGATGGTGTGCTTCGTGGCGCCGGAGTGCATGGCCGACGGTGACTGCGCGGCCGGGCAGCGCTGCGACGGCGGCTACTGCCAGCCGA from Sandaracinaceae bacterium encodes:
- a CDS encoding Dickkopf N-terminal cysteine-rich domain-containing protein, with the translated sequence MRWCALVLTVGILGVGCARTTLRSDLGEGGTLDGSVPDAAPCGCADDADCAEGDVCRSCSCVPAPERCRGDFECRPGERCERGECVFSGDCRSDGDCDPGDRCVEGRCARTVECTSRGDCGPAEDCVDGVCVMTPDCSDATPCSGDGFTCVSGRCVFTGECAGDDDCSVGFSCEGARCVFTGDCVDDDDCGVGARCQDARCVATGCGRDTDCPSGEICSPLLRRCVPRDECVRDADCPVGQLCLVGNCTPIPRCMTSADCPPPERCDGFRCVPGPECRTDGECRTDERCDGDTCQPITCAADGDCRAGWRCIASRCLPPFVCGRDEDCPFPGQVCRDRACQVPGGCTSDAGCGPMAPVCIDGACVPLPPPSCSRDTDCPAGQQCNFGFCEAIRECPTDFTCPPPSVCERGGCVLPPECTSAADCMASGLDCVGGRCVPTGVCGSDGDCPARYACVSGSCVFVGSCGRDADCMAGFRCVLGSCELVPGCTADADCAMGERCVSGTCSAAPCRSDTECGAGRVCNLGTRTCVPDITCSATTDCPLGWSCIGDQCYSFPFCSPPGLMGGCPPGTVCADSMVCFVAPECMADGDCAAGQRCDGGYCQPTTCSADADCSFNWSCVASRCLPWLLCGSDADCPDMRTCVNNTCTVPGGCMRDTDCPPTQSCFAGLCFSLPPPACTTDMDCIAGERCQLGFCQPSTPCRISRDCPTDQVCVGGFCRLPTECLADADCDPGERCDERAQCVPR
- a CDS encoding thioesterase family protein, whose protein sequence is MSSVAERDTAALEGFPVQLTLPVRWGDMDAFAHVNNTVYFQYFESARIAYFERMGIIEGTPSGAGPILASTQCRFRAPVTYPDTVTVGARIPEVGDDRFRMEYAVWSERLATVAAKGEGVVVSFDYASGSKIPLPEAWRAAIAEIEG